A segment of the Corynebacterium liangguodongii genome:
CCGCGCACACAGCGACGCCGACGGCGGATGCCGCCTGCCCCCAGGAGCCGATCAGCCAGACCTTCTTGCGGCTCGGCTTCGAGCTCACCCACGGACTCAGCGCGGCCTGGGGCAGCAGGGAACCGGACTCGCGCACGGGGACGAGGAGGCCCGCGAAGAAGGAGGGCACTCCCGCGGAGGTGAACAGCCACGGCAAAAGTGTCTTGGCGGCGACGATCTCGTCGCCGATCGCCTGGAGACCATTGGCCCAGATGAACCGGCGTGCGTTGTATTCCTGGTGTTCCACGCGGACCAGGATAGCGCTTCCCCACCAGGACTCGAACCTAGAATGACGGTACCAAAAACCGTAGTGTTGCCAATTACACCATGGGGAATTGTTAGCCGATAGTGTAACCCATCGCCGCCCCGGTAGAGTAATGAACATGGCTCGACAGCGTATGACCGGCCCACAGCGCCGGGAGCAACTCATTGAGGTCGGCCGGGCGGCTTTTGCAGATCGGGGATTTGATGCGATTTCTGTCGAGGAGATCGCCACCCGCGCAGGGGTGTCCAAGCCGGTGCTCTACGAGCACTTCGGTGGCAAGGAGGGCCTCTACCGGGCGGTCGTCGAAACGGAGCACGCTCGCCTCTACGACTCGATCGTGAGCTCCATCGGCGAGGGCCGGTGGAGGGAGCGGATCGAAAACGGGATCTTGGCGCTTTTGACGTACGTAGAGGATCACACGGACGGGTTCGTCCTCCTCGTCCATGGGCAGCTGCCGGGAGGCCAGCGCAGCTACTCGACGTTGATGAACACCGTCACCGAGGAAGT
Coding sequences within it:
- a CDS encoding TetR/AcrR family transcriptional regulator, with protein sequence MARQRMTGPQRREQLIEVGRAAFADRGFDAISVEEIATRAGVSKPVLYEHFGGKEGLYRAVVETEHARLYDSIVSSIGEGRWRERIENGILALLTYVEDHTDGFVLLVHGQLPGGQRSYSTLMNTVTEEVSFLLGEAFLHRGLDSQLAALHAQAIVGAVSLTALWWLDQRSPDKFAVATHVANLCWNGLAGLEAQPKIIATAKGIV